The window tagcaaaaccctactgccctaataaagtttttgctctaaactaatatttttgctctaaactaatttttgctctaacatctactacttaacattttttgctctaaactattttttctataaactaacttttgctctactaatttttgctctaaaatgcagagagagaggagtggtgggggcttacagagaggggagagacggtggcggggaggtgctcgacgACGGAGGCAGGGGCNNNNNNNNNNNNNNNNNNNNNNNNNNNNNNNNNNNNNNNNNNNNNNNNNNNNNNNNNNNNNNNNNNNNNNNNNNNNNNNNNNNNNNNNNNNNNNNNNNNNNNNNNNNNNNNNNNNNNNNNNNNNNNNNNNNNNNNNNNNNNNNNNNNNNNNNNNNNNNNNNNNNNNNNNNNNNNNNNNNNNNNNNNNNNNNNNNNNNNNNNNNNNNNNNNNNNNNNNNNNNNNNNNNNNNNNNNNNNNNNNNNNNNNNNNNNNNNNNNNNNNNNNNNNNNNNNNNNNNNNNNNNNNNNNNNNNNNNNNNNNNNNNNNNNNNNNNNNNNNNNNNNNNNNNNNNNNNNNNNNNNNNNNNNNNNNNNNNNNNNNNNNNNNNNNNNNNNNNNNNNCGAGGGCCgccgcggtgaggtcgagggcggcctcgggcggcggcgatgaggctgagggcggcctcgggccgcggcggtgaggatgaggttgccgggcggcggcgtccacgccggcaggagacggcggcgaagtggggcgacagcgaatcggggagacggcggcgaagtggggcgagggatttgggggagaagtggtggccgggtggGGGGAGGGAAACCGTAGCTGTTTAAGTGGAACATAACGGTAGCGCGTTACTAGAAACACGCGATAGCTAAGTTTGCTATAGCGTGTTCCGCAAAAAGCGCTACCGCTAAGTCTGTCTCTTTTTTTCCCCTTCATCATCTATTTTTCTTTACGTTTTATTTTTCCATTTTCctctttctatttctttcattttcatttacttttttaattattgtttgatttattttcttttcgTTAGCAGCAGCGCATTTCTACGTAAACGCGCTACTACAATAGACATAGCGGTAGCGCGATTTAAGCAAgaacgctactactatgtgtagcttaTCGGCTTAGTCGTGAGAATTTTAGTTGCAGCGCGTTTATAGCTAGGCGTGTTACTACTAAATCTGTATCTCTAGCGACCTTATCcagcacacgctactgctatttagcactagCGCCCCTTTTTAACAAgcactactgctaaagttctgtgtataagatttttcctagtagtggcagaGAGACCAAGCGGAAGTAGAGATTAGGGGATCAACTGTCGAGGATATGGAAGTTACTGCCCAAGGACTCAAACTTTGTCGTCAATGTCGGTTGCGCCACAGACTGGCAAACATATGATCCCTGAGTATGGCTCTAAGTATACTTCTATGGTGCCCACAACATATCCTAACGCTACCTTATTTTTCCAAAATCAGGCATAAACTCTCTCTTTTGACCATGAGGCTTGGGGTCCATCTTTTTGGTACGTGCATGAATTTTCTCGGGATTGAGGATGTTGACTCTTTTTAGTGAGAGGCCTTTTTATTCATGTGCCTCAGATCTTCATATTTGTATGCGTATTTGTTTGGCACATTGTTTTTATTTTCACAGAACTTAGACGTGCGTGTTGTAGAatctttattttattatttttagcTGGGGGACTCATTTTCCTACGTGTGGGAAAAAGCCACAATTTTATTTTGGAGAAACACTCATTTTCTTTCTGTAGAACATAGATGTGGGCGTTGGAGACTATTTGGCAGTACGTGATGTTTCTTTATTTAGGCAACATCCACTAATAGATCTACCCATTTCCTTTTAAACATCAGGCCTAGACTTTCCTAATTAACCGTGAGGCTTGAGGTCTCTTTTAACGTCGGGCTGGAGGAGTTTTTTTACGTGCCTGGTGTCTTCGTATTTGTACATGTCCTTGTTTGGCATATTCTTCCTATTTAATTAAAACTTAGACGTGGGAGCATGGGAGTTGGGCGCTCTTTCTCTTTAAGCTGGGACTATTTTTTTCTACAAAACTGAGACGTGGTCGTCCGGGTCTCTGTTTGTGTATTACCTACATCCAATGGGCTAAAGATTTCTGAATTACAGATCCGACGGTTAGTTAGTTAGTTTTTGTTGGATTAACGCGGAGGCTCGTATATAAGATGATTATTTTTACGTAGAACAAGTTTGGGCTCTAGGAGACTCAGTTTATAAATATATCAAAGGAGTGAAATATTTCCTTTTGCGGTGTCCACAGAGAGATGTTTTCATGTAGACTATATTTCCTTTTATTAGTAGTGTGGGATCAGATTTGCCAAACAGTTCCAAGAAATATAATAGCAAAAATCAGTCATGTACAGTTAACGAGTTGACTTACCATCTGTATATTAATCAATATGTGTTCCTTTCGCATATTCATCAATATATTCAATgcttgcagtggttagttcattgcatgcaatgctattaattagcaaaaagacattaagtgttttcttgttttcctctccgccttgatcGCGATGCAcaatgtaagatgacttacacacctagacggagggactaACATACTTGTAGCAAAACTCATACTTGTTTGGATTATGCTAACATGGCTCCTGGATGGCTATAAAAAGCGGCCCAGCCATTGGTATTGTAGAAGCACCAGGAGACAAAAAGTAGTGTAGCCCAGCAaggagaaggagatggcgatgcttCTCCTCGCCCTTGGCCAAGAATGGCAATGGCAGCTCCTCCTTGCCCTCCTTCTTCCCGTGGTTTTCCTTGTTGTGATTGCGAGGGGCTCGTCCAAGTTCAAGAAAGGGCTCAAGCTTCCACCGGGCCCGGCGATGTTGCCGGTCCTGGGCAACCTGCACCAGGTGGGCGGGCTTCCGCACCGGAGCCTGCGGGAGCTTGCTCAGCGGCACGGGCCGGTGATGCTGCTGTGGCTGGGCAGCGTGAGGACGGTGGTGGTGTCTTCAGCGGAGTCTGCCAAGATGGTGATGAAGACGCACGACGTGGAGTGCTGCAGCCGGCCGGCGTCCCCGGGACCCAAGCGGCTGAGCTACGANNNNNNNNNNCTCAAGAACTTGGGGTTCGCGCCCTATGGCGAGTACTGGCGCGAGATGCGGAAGCTGTTCGTTGTGGAGCTCCTGAGCATGCGCCGCGTGAGGGCTGCCGCGTACGCACGGGAGCAGCAGGTTGCCAAACTTGTGAGCAACCTGAGCCGGCTGGGCGGGAAGCCGGTGGCCTTGAACGAGCACATCTTTGGCCTTACGGACGGCATCATCGGCACGGTGGCGTTCGGCAACGTCTACGGGGCTAACCAGTTCCCGCACAAGGGGCGCTTCCAGGAGGTGCTGGACGAGGCCATGGAGATGATGGCCAGCTTCTCCGCCGAGGACTTCTTCCCCGGCGCCGGCGGCAATCTGGTGGACCGCCTAACAGGCCTCTTGGGACGTCGCGAGAGGGTCTTCAAGGAGCTGGACGCCTTCTTCGAAGTTATCATTGAGCAGCACCTAGACCCGGCGCGCCCCAAGCCGGACAACGGNNNNNNNNNNGGCGACCTCGTGGATGTCCTCATCGGCCTTTGGAAGGACCAGCATGGCACACTGCGCTTCACAAAGGATCACGTCAAGGCCATCATCCTGGTACCAACGTAATTCTAATTCAGTTGGATCTATATCTGGTACATTGATTCTTGGCTTCTAATTGTGGTACTACATGCGTTGCGTGCAGGACACGTTTATTGGCGCCATTGACACGAGCTCCGTGACAATGCTGTGGGCAATGTCGGAGCTGATACGGAAGCCGCGCGTACTCAGCAAGGTGCAAGACGAGATCAGAGCAATAGTGGGCCACAACCATTTAGGGAGGGTGCAAGAAGACCACGTCCCCAACCTCACCTACCTCAAGATGGTGGTCAAGGAGACTCTGCGGCTGCACCCGCCGGCCACCCTGCTTGTGCCGAGGGAGACCATGCAGCCCGTTCAGATCGGCGGCTTCGACGTGCCCGCAAACACGCGGATCCTCGTCAACGCATGGGCCATCGGCCGGGACCCTGTGAGCTGGGGCTCCGACTCGGAGGAGTTCAATCCTGACAGGTTCCATGGCATTGACATCGACTTCAACGGCGCCCACTTCCAGCTCCTACCTTTTGGTGCCGGACGGAGGATATGTCCTGGCCTAGCCATGGGGGTCATGAACGTGGAGTTCACTCTCGCTAACCTGCTATACTGCTTCGACTGGGTGCTCCCAGAAGGGATGACTCCCGAGAGTGTGAGCATGGAAGAGGCCGGCGCCCTCATTTTCCGCCGGAAGGCACCGCTCGTGCTCGTGCCCACGCCGCAGGGGTGACTCTTCCGCAAATATGCATATCACATATCTTGCTTCCAATCAATAATATCTGTATTGAATTAATAACATTGTAGGTTAAATTCAATTATTTGGTGCCTTTTCATCTTGTTGGTACCgcaaatctttacctaataataaagagaatTTGATTTCTGCCGGTATGTCATAAAAACTACCGTCGAAGTTGGCAATAATTACTCACCAATGCCATCCATAAGTGGCAAAAACGATTCGTTTTTAATTTCAAATATTGCTCCCGGGTTGTGTTATTAACAATTGATACGGTACAACAAATTATCCataaccgatccaatgcctacgagcttttcctatattggttctcgcttatttactttcccgttgctattgttacaattgctacaaaataccaaaatattacttttgctaccattaccttttattactgttaccactactatcatattactttgctactaaatactttctgtagatactaagttatccaggtgtgactgaattgacaactcagttgctaatacttgagaatattctttggctccccttgtgtcgaatcaacaaatttgggttgagtactctaccctcgaaaactgttgcgatcccctatacttgtgggttatcagggggccataggtttcgctagtggcttctctcaagatagcataagtattacggtgggtgaacaaattactgtcgagcaattgatagaaaagctaataattatgagattgtctaggcatgatcatgtatataggcatcacgtccgtgacaagtagaccgactcctgcctgcatctactactattactccacacatcaaccgactcctacctgcatctagagtattaagttcatgaacaatagagtaacgcattaagaaagatgacatgatgtagagggataaactcatgcaatacgatataaaccccatatttttatcctcgatggcaacaatacaataggtgccttgctacccctgctgtcactgggaaagtacaccgcaagattgaacccaaagctaagcacttctcctattgcaagaaatatcaatccagtaggccaaaccaaactgataatttgaagagacttgcaaagctatgcaatcatacataaaataattcagaggatattcaaatatttctcatagataaaattgatcataaacccacaattcatcggatctcgacaaacacaccgcaaaaagagttacatcgaatagatctccaagaagatcgaggagaactttctattgagattcaaagagagagaagaagccatctagctaataactatggacccgaaggtctatggtaaactactcccgactcatcggagaggccttggagatgatgtagtggCTCTCTGCGGTTGATTCCCCATCCGgtagagcgccgacgaaggctccaagatgggatctcgcggatacagaaggttgcggcggtggaaatagtttttcgtggtgctcctggatgttttcagggtatatggatatatataggcgaaggaggtaggtcaggggagccacgaggggcccacgagagtggtaggtgcgccctcctgcctcgtggctgccttggttgcttcttgacatccactccaagtctcttggattgcgtttgttccaaaaagatcgctcccgaaggtttcattccatttggactccggttgatattcctttccttcgaaacactgaaataggcaaaaaaacagcaattcaggatgggcctccggttagtaggttagtcccaaaaaatgatataaaagtgtaaagtaaagcccataaacatccaaaatgggtaatataatagcatggaacaataaaaaattatagatacgttggagacgtatcaatggtatATTTAATTTTAACTTTTCTGGTTTCACATTCTTCTAaacagtatcatattatgatactacAAAAGATCCGCTCTTCCATTAATGAGATGCCACATTTGACTGCTGATGCCTAGTTGGCACAAATCCTAGATATTATATCTTACTGTGAGTAGTCCAATCATTTATTATATATTTAAGATACATAAAATTGAGCCAGAAATTTCCATGGTGATATGTGTTGAAATTTAGGCCCATCAATCTATGCATGGACATGCTAGTTTATTTCATGTGGTGGATATAGAAGCTGATTAGTTGTTGGTAATTATGTGTGTGGCTAGCTAGAATTATGAATGATTGATTAAGAAAAAGGTTACATGTAGGATGATTAATGTGAGTGGTTTGTGGCATACATGCAATGAACATCTTGTTGGTCTATCGAATTTTGTCATATCCATAGATTGCATGGTTTAAGACCAAATACGGAATCCGTCATTCAAGCAACTTacatgcatctttatttctctagtAATCGCGGAACTCATCTACcacaaatttaaaaataattcatgtACAAGCCGAAAAACATTGATTCCATAAAGGTATAATTAACCAGTTGGGTCCCATGGGATAACTATGTTTGCCCACACCTCACCCACCAGCCGCATTCATGCCCACACCCTAATCATGTTGTGCGCTCGTCAGATAGACGAAACTAAAAATTATGTCCGCCTTCTATGTACATTATTAGCACCAAAGGCATCACAAAATGGAATGCAAAATATGATGCTCTCTCCCCAAAGCTTACTCCTATAGGCTAGTATCTTTGAATACCTTATTTCTTAGTTTTTATAAATTTAATGCTAACTCATGGAAATGGTATATTTTACTTTTACCTTCCTCGTTCAACATGCTATGGACCCGTATCATATTATTATAGGAAAAACCACCCATGCTTTGTTGAATGACAAGCCATGTAAGGTTGAAGCCTAGTTGGCACTCATTTTAGCTATGATATCATTTTCTCTATAATCTGATCATTTATTATATAGTTATAATAACTAAATACGCAAACAAAAATGTTCATGGTGACATGTTTTGCCATTTAGGCTTATGAATCTTCGCATGGTCATTCGGTTTTGCCTCATGTGGTGGCTAAATTTAGACGATTCGTAGGGTGTAATATTGGGTGCGCCCCATCAATTTTTTTATGGATGAAGAAAAGGATGATTGTATAGTATGATTGCTGTAAATGGTCTGATGTCATAAATGGAGTGGACATCGGATAAATCTCTCGAATCTACACACATCCATCAATTGAATGCTTGAAAATTACGAATGACTACAACAGATCATGTAACAGGCATGCATACATATTTATCCAATCAACACTGATCTCTTCCATGACACAATTAAATATAATATACGCATAAGAAAAAACATCACACTTATTTCATTATTATACATATCAGTAATAGAAACCAATCACATAACTGTGTGAGTCAGCACTTCACCCAGTAGTTCAATTCATGCGCACAACACCATCGCAATGCTTGCTCGTTCAAACGTTGAAGCTGCAAATTATTTGTCTGACCTGTTGATATTTTTAAGCACCTAATACAGGGAAAAGGGGGATTATTATATGATCCTGGATACCCAAGGCTTGGTATTATAGGTTAGTATCTTTGATAACATCATTTATTCGTTTGTAAAATTTCAATGCTAATTTGTGGAAATGGTATATGTCAGTTTTACTTTTCTGGTTCCACATACTACGGAatggtatcatattatgatacttcAAATGACCCGCTCTTCTTTAAAGATCGCACGTCAACTTGATGCCTAGGTTGCACTACCCCGGGCTATTATATCATGTTCTGATTGTTCTAATCATTTATTATATAATTATAATAAATAAAATGCCACTTAATTTTTTCCATGGTGACATGTGTTGCCATTTAGGCCCATCAATCTGTGCATGGACATCTAAGTTTATTTCACATGGTGGATATTTAAGTTGATTAGTTATTGGTAATTTTGAGTGTGGCTAGTTAGATTGATAAATTATCGATGAAGATAAAGGTGCATGTACGATGATCAATGTGAGTGGTTGGAAACATACATGGAATAAACATCTTGTAGGTCTATTGATTTTTCTCATATCCATTGATTCCATGGTTTAAAACCAAATATGGGATCTATAATTCAACTTGGATGCATCTTCGTTTCTCCGGTCATTGCTGACCTCATCCACCACAATATTAAAGATAATACATGCATAATTCAAAAAACATTTATTCCTCAATGGTATAACTAACTAGTTGGGACCAATGGCATAAATATTTTTGCTCACACCTCACCCACCAGCCGCATTCATGCCCACACCCCAATAATGTTGTGCGGTCATTAGATAGTTAAAACTAGAAATTATATGCGCCTTAGATTAACTTTCTAGCACCTAAGGCATGAAAAAATTGGAAGTATAATATGATCCTCGCTCCCCAATGCTTAGTAATATAGATTAGTTTATTTGAATACCTTATTTGTGTGTTTGTGAAATTTCAATGCTGATTCACGAACTATATTCCACTTTAACCTTTCCTCGTTCGACACATGCTATGGAGCAGTATCATATTATTTAACTACAAGTGACCCACGCTTTATTTAATGACATGCCATGTAAGATTGAATCCTAGTTGGCACAAATTTTAGCTGTTATATCCTATTTTGAGTAGTCTGATCATTGATTATATAGTTATAACAATtaaatattaaaataaaaataaaaatgttgaTATGTCTTGCCGTTTATGCCCATGAATCTTTGCATGGACATGTGAGTTCATCTCAAGTGGTGGCTTAATTTAGAAGATTTGTACATTGTAATTTTGGTTGTGCCCACACCGATTTATCTTTGATGGATAAAGAAAAGGATGCATGTAGTANNNNNNNNNNNNNNNNNNNNNNNNNNNNNNNNNNNNNNNNNNNNNNNNNNNNNNNNNNNNNNNNNNNNNNNNNNNNNNNNNNNNNNNNNNNNNNNNNNNNNNNNNNNNNNNNNNNNNNNNNNNNNNNNNNNNNNNNNNNNNNNNNNNNNNNNNNNNNNNNNNNNNNNNNNNNNNNNNNNNNNNNNNNNNNNNNNNNNNNNNNNNNNNNNNNNNNNNNNNNNNNNNNNNNNNNNNNNNNNNNNNNNNNNNNNNNNNNNNNNNNNNNNNNNNNNNNNNNNNNNNNNNNNNNNNNNNNNNNNNNNNNNNNNNNNNNNNNNNNNNNNNNNNNNNNNNNNNNNNNNNNNNNNNNNNNNNNNNNNNNNNNNNNNNNNNNNNNNNNNNNNNNNNNNNNNNNNNNNNNNNNNNNNNNNNNNNNNNNNNNNNNNNNNNNNNNNNNNNNNNNNNNNNNNNNNNNNNNNNNNNNNNNNNNNNNNNNNNNNNNNNNN is drawn from Triticum dicoccoides isolate Atlit2015 ecotype Zavitan chromosome 6B, WEW_v2.0, whole genome shotgun sequence and contains these coding sequences:
- the LOC119321842 gene encoding 4-hydroxyphenylacetaldehyde oxime monooxygenase-like, producing MAMLLLALGQEWQWQLLLALLLPVVFLVVIARGSSKFKKGLKLPPGPAMLPVLGNLHQVGGLPHRSLRELAQRHGPVMLLWLGSVRTVVVSSAESAKMVMKTHDVECCSRPASPGPKRLSYXXXXLKNLGFAPYGEYWREMRKLFVVELLSMRRVRAAAYAREQQVAKLVSNLSRLGGKPVALNEHIFGLTDGIIGTVAFGNVYGANQFPHKGRFQEVLDEAMEMMASFSAEDFFPGAGGNLVDRLTGLLGRRERVFKELDAFFEVIIEQHLDPARPKPDNGXXXGDLVDVLIGLWKDQHGTLRFTKDHVKAIILDTFIGAIDTSSVTMLWAMSELIRKPRVLSKVQDEIRAIVGHNHLGRVQEDHVPNLTYLKMVVKETLRLHPPATLLVPRETMQPVQIGGFDVPANTRILVNAWAIGRDPVSWGSDSEEFNPDRFHGIDIDFNGAHFQLLPFGAGRRICPGLAMGVMNVEFTLANLLYCFDWVLPEGMTPESVSMEEAGALIFRRKAPLVLVPTPQG